The sequence below is a genomic window from Lycium ferocissimum isolate CSIRO_LF1 chromosome 9, AGI_CSIRO_Lferr_CH_V1, whole genome shotgun sequence.
ACCTTTTgaagattttttatttaatgaaaTTACATTTTAGTTCTTGGTCTGAACAGGTTGGATATTGGTGTCCTCACTTGTTAACCAAATAGCGCTTGCTTAAAACACCAAGCGAACTGGCCAACAAAAGGTAAGCTACTCTATAGGTATGAATCCTAgggaagaaatcaacaagtTGTCGCATTTTGCAGCAGAAGTTCAGCTGAACAACAATTTATGAAACTTCCCACAAGTTTAGTGGAATCTAAAATGCATATAGATTCCAATTTTATAAACTTAGAtatgtaaatatgtatatgtggtCTTTAGATATAAAAGTTGTGATGTGTATTCTCAGTAAGTTTAACCAAACTAAGAAACTCTCTCCCTCTTAATAGGTTCTAACAAAACTTCAGCACCTCTGACAGGCAGAAAAACATTCCATTAACAGTGATTGCCTTCTCAACATTGAACACAAATTTTAGATCTTCTAACTCCTTTGATACCAAAATCTTCTTTCCGGACCTGTATAAACTGTTTACTTAATCGACTTGCgtaccatgcaagacttatgcCACAGCAACACCAGTGGAAAACTGCATTGGGCCAGAGCAAGGGGAGGTAGAGTACTCGGGGGATTTCATGGCTCCAGAACCACACCTGTCTTTGTGTTCGTCAATCATGATTTGCTTGAAACGACACTCTGAGCTACAAAACGCCTTCTCTCCTCTGCATGAAAATCACATAAGAAAAGAGGTGATATCAGCAAACCTGTACTGTAATTTCCAAATGAAAAGTACACACCACCATGCGTATACAACAAGATATATTGATTGCAGTATGTTGAGGAAACAGCCGAAATTTTATGTACAAATGAAAACCATGTGGTACTTTTATACCTAAAGCCCCTTAGGTCTTAAGCTTCAATATTATACCGACAAAGAAAGCTGTCTGAATTATTCCAAACTAGGAAAACTTAATATTGCAACAAAAGTAAGAAGTGTTCAAGAAGAATGACTGAAATTAAAAGCAGAGAAATAGGAGATATTAACTGACAATGCAAAAATATCAATATCTGCCGCAAGCCACATGATAACTACATTTCATGATGagttttaaaattatgaaaattagaATTAAGAATTACCACAGAGAATTGAGTAATAAATCTGCAAATGTTTCCAAGAAAGCAAATTAAAGAAATCAAGTTTATGTTAAAAGTTTAAAATCCCGATGGACTTGGTTCGTTTCTAATGATTAATATAACAATTTCATACAAGTGCAACATTAGCAATTTACTTGAGAAGATTCTGAGCGACTGgcaacaaagagagaaaaactGTGCAAATTAAGCACAACGTATTAATCTAAGACTTATCAAAGAATTTATTGCCCTTGCTTCAGGATATGCATGTTAAACAAGTAAAATATGAGAACTATATGTCCAGTATTATGTGCTAGCTGGAAGAAGATACCAAAGGCCTAAGTCAGATGATAATTATAAAACACAAGAACACTAAACAACGTAAAAACCAGAATGcaaaagaaggaggaaaaacTACTAGTTGAGCATCCAAGGTTACTGCACCCAACATGGACATGACCATTATATGGAGTTCGGAGAAACTGGTTAGCCACACTGACAGCAAACGAAATATTTGATCGTGTGATCGTAAGATAATTGAGCTTGCCAAGCAGTTTCCGATAATTGAGCAGGCTTCGCTCTTTCTGGGGACAATCTTATTGTTTAGGTCTATAAGAGTATCAACAAGTTTGCAATAAAACAAAGATAGAGCATTACTACCCAACTGACTTAAAGCATCTCCATTCGCAAACTGTTTAAACCCAGAAGGGAATGGCATTTTCCTCGACCAATAGAACTAAGCAGATAGAAAATTTGGAGATCCACAAATTTCAGATCAGATTCACGTGGATGGCAGATCGCAGCTTAAAGAACAGATGGAATTGCATCAACATGTTCCCATTTGCAATACATTCTTCATAAtaagaagttaaaaaaaaaaaaaaaaaaaaaaaaaggtaaatggCAAAGGATATTCATGATTTCTCTAAGACAAAACAAGCCAACAAACATAAAGGTAGAGGGGCCACAGATAGTTACATTCTAAACTTCAGCAATATGAATTGAATGATCAATCTCAGACCATAGTTCTCAACCACCATACACCAATAACAAATCATTCAGATTTTATTCAATTGCTGCCATTTCAACCCAATgggtaaaagaaaatgaattacATTTCGAAAGTAAAAGAAAGTACTATCCACATTGAGTAACGAATCGAATAAGATCAACATCACAACTGGTAGGACTCTAGGACACTCACTCCTATCGGGTTAAGCAAACGACTTCATGATGATCAAGTCTTATTAATGGGATTTCATCGAATAAAAACGCTATCAAACAAATTTTCATACAATTGACACGatataaaaggaaataaaagtaTCATATGCTTTAAGGTTGAATCGAATATAGAGCTTCTTAAGTAAGTCCCCTTATCAGATTTAGAGCAGGCGGATGAGTCTAGTTTCtcaaagataatcaaagtacaaaacTATGATGTTGGAGCATTATAAATTTCATATAACGGGAATTTAATCTTCATCATCATACCTAATGTAACACCCAattggggtctggggagggtggtgtatatgcaaaccttacccctaccatgtgaaggtagagaggttgtttccgatagactctCATTTCAAGTAAAGCATTTCAAAGCAGGTAAGAACAAGAAATATAGAAGTGAAGAAGCCATGTCGAAAATAATGGAgaaaaaaacaataacaacaaaataCTGCGATAACCGAAGCAAAGGGAACACCGGGTAATAATAAAACATGAAGAATAAGATAATAGGagaataatagtaatagtatactgatatggaaaattgaacaacgctcaactacctactaatcttctaccctaatcctcgaCTCCGTACGTTCCATATATAGGGAAATTTAATAAAAAGTCAATCCACAGTTAAACCCTTCAAATCGTGAAATCAAGAATCGGCCAAGACAATTGACCCAAATTATATAGaagcagcagcagcaacaacaacatacctagtctAATCcaacaagtggggtctggggagggtaaagtgtacgcagaccttacccctacctcatAGATATAGAAAGGCTGTTTCTGAAAGACCCTCGACTCAAGTGCAGCAAAATCAAAGTagttatgaaaaagaaaatacaacaacgaagaaaacatgaaactaatACGGAAAGCAGTACAGAGCATTTAGAAAAAGAACAGTAATAACAtcgaaacaacaacaacaacatacccagtatagtCCCGTGAGTGAAAGTAACAACATCGAAACACAATAAACACATACGGTACAGATATACAAAAAAGCAAGAAACTACGCGAATAAGGCtaatactacaacatacacggTGCTCCAGACTACCACCAAGCCTAATCCAACCGAAAAGCGAGACAATCGCTCAACTACCTACTAATCGTCTACCCTAATCCGCAACCTCCATGTAGTTTAAATAGAAGCTTCTAAGATTATATAGAAgcaatggcaaaaaaaaaaactgaaaaaaccCAAAATTAATAGCTCAAAAGCAAAATGAAGTGTTGCAAATGAACCTGTAAATGAAAATGTCCAATCCCTGAAGCTGTTTCTGGCAAAAAGAGCAAGTATTCAGGAACTCTGCCGATCTAAAAGCTTCAACAGGAACAGAAGCAGCAAAAACAGCAGCATTTGGTCTCTGATACACATTTCCTAGAAATTGATcatcaaaatattcttttttcttaaccAAATTACTACCCACATGAGAAATCACACGTGTATACTCTTCACACATCTCCATTGCCTCAATACTAGGTTGTTTATTCTTCTTCTTAGGATTAGAATTATTACTCAAGATTGGTATTGGGTTTGAAGTTGATGGCCTTGGAGAAATAGCAAGAATTGaagttttattattattattactattattttgcTTGGACATGGCTGCAACAATTCCAAGACCAACAACACCATTTGTGTCTTCATAAAACTTGTTAGGTGATGATTTGGTGGATTTTGGTGAGTTATTATTATCAGTGGGGGTAAATATGGAAGGTTTGATggatattattttcttataatggGCTCTCATTTTAGCCATTTTTTTGAAAGGAACAAAGAGAGACGCCTGCCTTTATGGGGTCTCTCTgttcctgattttttttttttttttggattgagGTTTTGCAAGATTGAAAGGATTAGAGAGAGATGGATATTGGGTTAGGGAAGAAAAGATCGGTTTTCTTGATCTCTGGTTTTCAGGGGAGGTGGGAGAATGGAGAATATAAACAGTCACGTAAATACATAATATAGTATGTCATTTCGAATTATTTTCATGTTACGTGCtccgcccaaaaaaaaaaaaaaaaaaaaaaaatctgaagacATCTATCTATACTTGTTTAGTGTTATGCTGTACTCGCTACGTTCTATCCTAATTAATACTAGATTTTCGCTTATGGAATAGAACACGTTACTCTATCTGTTCCAAGCTAGTGTTTGCAGAATAGTAAAAGAAAAGTAAAGTAAAAGACACAATAATTTTATGTGGAAACCACCTGGCGCACAAGGGTgaaaaaaccacgacctacacctCTGTAGGATTTTTCCCAAACTCCACTACAATTGTGACCCTATGCAAATTCAAAGTTACAAActctgtaacctaggaactaacctctaattcctatcttactaatgtcacaccccgaccttactagggtgtgatgggcacccgaccccatatctgGAGCCGAGtgaacccgccgactcttattacatatataaactcttgaatcaattaagaataaaatatatattacgctctcaatttttttcataagtaaaatctgtCATCATATGGGGCccgtgacatgaaacataataacatatcgaccGGCGAAGCGTCTACAAAGCCGACActctatacccacgactcgttcgcaaagtctctaacatcgaTTCGTAACTCCTAGCGTGCaagctcgactcggcaacactcggaaccaaatggagctcgccaacttcgccggaacatcttctataatagcttcAACTCGTTCGGTGTACCGCGTGGTAcgagacgcagcccccgaagaaaaggggtcagtacgaacaatgtactgagtatgtaaggcaagagtaACAACATAACATCATGATATAAAGCTTAGAGCACAATATAGAGTCAGAAAATAACCTGTACCTCTGTTTGCCTCTTTAGGTGAATATCATGTAAGCCAACTTTACCTTTTGAAACGACATACGGGTATTTACAAGTaaaccgcccgaccatataggtacggtgtaacttcgcccgtccatataggtacggtgtaacgctatCTGAGCATATCATGGGGTAAAGAAGTaatctgtacatctgagtgccccttggggcggataccatgcatgctagctttcttttaaaaaaaaaacatataaatgtCTGTAAGtaagctgcccgaccacgtAGATCGGTGTGTGTGTAAACCGCCCCGTCcgtataggaacggtgtataagcccgcgtccgtgcctcccgcgtccgggtataaTCGCCCACTATAGTGGTGTGTCTCGCCCGGCCGCCCATTGGACGGCGCGGTGTGATCGCGCCGGCCATGTAGGAACGGTGTtataaaaaaacatacttaattataaagcatgcatgagagcccaagtgaaagctacaactctatcggagtgacgtaaggtcggtaacctccgattgcattatggaataatcatagtcatcatgtctcaccttgaaggaactagtattataaggcgagactgtTAACGAAGAATAGcgttaagagaaaacatagaatgaAACCATAAACCTTGTAAGACGTCAACTCATATACTTTGGAGTCTTTAGAAAATAAggtcataaccaaggaatagaATTAAGGATCAAGATCTAGTTtgatactttcatactcatattgaatCCTTAACTTgagactcttagtcatggaatcattctcgtcatactcatcatagacatattctcttccttgaCGTCATTGTTACCAttattatcatataaatactCTCGTTAGAATAGTTGCAACACTTATCGCTTAATAAacggaacaataaagaaaatccgggaacaatgggcccacctcgggtctaatgaggcggcgtacacaatttacgtacgttaCATTTTATGACGTCACttgtgagagttttaaggtagtcgggtctcATTTGTGCAATTTCTAGATATTTAGGTAATTCTTCCAACTATTCATGAAacatctaattcaattctactgaatgaaaaaggggcaaatttgggcgcggattccggagaatagGGTTGctctcgaggctcgtatccaatcctattatgtctaagacatgccaaagaaggaagtggcaaggccttacatacctttttccgcttcttacgctactCTGCATTCAAatcccaaactctccaaaatctacaaatggtcacatttaccaaatattgattagtgcttttaagaattcaatcttgaatAAACATTTgtttacagaaatttcggcagcattttccctgtaaatgcgccatccccgagattctaactcggccaatttcaacaacaaacccgagaatggaactcggccaacattattagcaacaattccaacaattattccaacaatGCTTACAATATTTACAATGATTCAATGGtatccaaatcttcaacaaagaaGTACTgtacatttttcttgttctagattcataaaccatatcaataatcactcattatcaacatcattcatgcaatgtaagaattcaaaCTAATGTCGCATTAACTTTTTCAACATTCCgataacgattacaacttcattccTAACCACCAAGCCTAcatttttcaccatagaatccacaataaCAATACTAAAACATCAAATAGAATTAAGTCACCATACTTGCCAATCCATACCTCATTCGGCCACACTAGcaacatttatttattttttgtaaatttttcatccatttctatacgttacaacaaccaacatgctacctaaaattaattcattcttcctacacAACATTGCATACACACGGCCCACCTTGCACACACTGCCAAGCACCAACAACAATcctatttcatgaattccattggtttctacatacttcaacatgcatgaatAATCTATAACACAATTAAAAGAGATTGAATGCATACCTTTTATACTTGGTTTTCCAACTTTGGCTAGGCTTATGATATATTCCAAAAGGACATTTTATTTGCTCCAACGCTCATACCACGTCGTAGAGAACCTtcaaattagtggaaatacttgaagaaaattatttttgatccaATACTtcaaggcttttttttttttttcttttctcctctctttggccgtcccctctcctctctttctttctttctttcttttctttttcttcaactaaaatgaagactcctcttatatatatatatatatatatatatatatatatatatatatatatatatatatatatatatatatatatatatatatatatatatatctcttgtgaggggcacatgccctcctctacacttttcaagatttttcttttctttttcatgaatttttccccaaaataaaagatgacttattttgtcatcctttccccttatttttcttcacatggccaatatggcccttttggaaccttcatgaacaccttttgtaaaatttccgttttgcccctcgactttcctcaatattaccattttacccctagccttccacattatttccataaaccattttgcgaatttctctttttacccttagcctctcacaatattttcatactaataatagtcataaataatattcatgacaactcgtacattaaaataattttgaaagatGGTCATTCCCTTAGCTTTGCCACGACTACCTCGAATCAtccgaacgtacaaaatacgggatataacaactaatCTCTCTAGACTAGCAAGCCCTCTTCAAGTTatcccaacttgaagttgaatttgactAACAATTTATACCTATAATGTATGCTTCTGTAAAAGCGGATAAATGTACAACTTGATAACCAACTTAATACAAAAATCTAGACTCAAGAACTGTAAAATAACTTCTTTAATCTTCTTCTTTGTAGTATCAGGGTCACACTACTGTAATCAGAACTTCTCTCAATTATAGCTTTGACAGCTTTTGCTCAACTTGTGATTTTCTCTCTTTGTAGGTGAGCAAACTTTCTTCTTGGTAAGACTTGGATATATAGCATTGAGTGCGCAGCAGGTCGTCAAAACCTAAATCCTTCGTGAATCGGCCCATTAGTTGTAATAGGGTTTTAGTTGATTTAGGATTGTTGCCTTTCCATGCGGCTTCACTGTCCTTGTAAGAGTCTGAAGTATCTTGATTATTATGGCAAGGAATCCTGCAAATCTTGaccgccaagtctttaccataaaaaacaaatcCTACTCCGAGTAGGACTGTGATCTGGAACATGTTCTTGAACCTGGTCCAAGCACCTTGTTCTTTCTTCACTGAATCTTCACACTTTTATGAGATGGAACATGTCCATAAACCTGTTTTCCTCTTCCCATTGTTCTGCATCTGTCTCTGGCTCATCTTATCCTAGTTCATCTCTGCAGACCTGTTTGCTTACTCTTACGATCTTCTTCCCCCTGTCTTATATACTTGCTCACTTCTGCAAATCCCCCTGTTTGTAGGCCTGGTTTACTTGCTTTTGTTTCATTtgctttgtcaatcatcaaaacttacATGAGCTATGCCAacaaatttcccctttttgatgatgacaaactcatgCTCCAGAGCAACTGTGTAACCTGTTTGAATCATCTTATAGTCTAAAAAAATGAACATCTTACTCAACACTTAAACCAATTTAGTCATAAgcatcttcccccttttggcatcattaaaaagCTATCTCAGTTCAGTTAAGCATTAACCAATATAAAACTCATGGTCACTGGGGCCATCATATATACACTGTTAGCTTTGCACGTCCTAAGCGTCTATCCCAATGTGTACTTTTCTCCTATGGACAGAACACGTTACCTAACTTGTTCTATAAGTGTGTTTGCAGAATAAAAACTAACAGTAAGGTAAAGGacacaagatttttacgtggaaaccacctAGCTCAAAAGGTGATACAAACCACGCCATAGAAACATGTAGGATTTCCCCAACAACTTCACTATAATTGAGCCAACTGTAGATTAAGTTACACAGTCTGCAACCTAATCCATACAAAAACCTTGCTACCCAAACTCTAACTAGCAAGCTATCTCAAAGTAGTAAACTTCCTACTTAGAGTtacaatttttttcatatttactttaatgcttctataataagctgataaagatacacttgatagaacaaatctagACTTCAGAACTGGGAAACGTTATTCAGTAAAACAGCTCCATCGATCCTTCTCTGTGTAATAGGGACGCAACCCCTGATTCTTGAATATATCTTCTTCGCTCAATATTCTGAGTTCTCTCATTGTGGGTGCGGAAacttcttcttggaaagacttgaGTATTTATAACATTGAATCTCCACAGGTCGGCTGACACAAAAGCCTTTCCTAGTCGATCAATGACACGCACATAAGGTTTGTGTAgtacttggattcttgccttgCTGAGTCTGCTTCTAATACGCTTCTAATACGTGTAGAAGGCTTACTAATCCCTACAAATATGGTaaggaatctttcatacttgaccgcTAAGTTTTTTCCATAATTctgcaaatcctagttgttGTAGGACTTGCCCTGGAACTTGTTCGTGAACTTGTTTCATCCACCTGGTTCGTATGCCTCTGAATCTCTACATTGtctgagatagaacatgttcTTGTACCTGTTCCACCAAtctctttcattcttcatctGCCATTGAACTGCTTCGGAGATCTTAGCTGGAACATGTTGACAAACCTGTTTCATATAACTTTAAGCTCTGTGTCTACAACTGGCCAACTCTTCTCTATCTTTCATTGAACTGTTCTTGGACtgtattcttcttcttcattcagATTTATTCCTTTCCTGAATACATTATGTCTTCAACCTTGACTCACTCTGATTTTGTTCTTGCTCTGTGATGGAACTTGTTTGCAGACTTAATTCTTCTGTTAACCTTCATATGCTTTGTCTACAAACTCTTTAGCTGAACACTTTTTTCATTCTGAACATCTCTTCTGAGTCTGAGTCACTTcacctctcttcttcttcattatcgCACCATTGTTCAATGCTTCATTCACTGATTCATCTTTTCTCCCTTTGCTGCCTTGTTCAGTTGTCTTATTCATATATCATTCAAACTATACAAACACTGAACACCTCTGTGCCCGGCTAAGTGTAACCGCTCGTGCATTCGGGCCAAGGTTTGACCCGTAAGACAAGGGTATAATAAATTCAATATGAGTAGTGTTGAAAGGGTGTTTGAAACCTAATCAAATCATAAGAAGAGACCTTGGGCAAAGTAAAGTCAGAAGCTACCCTACGAAGCATGTTTTTTAAGTCAGTTTGCACCAGGTCTCACTTAAAGTGAGTATACAGAAAATTCTATAAGGAATTTCTAAAAACTtattcatgaaagttgtagatctttgaaatacctttccaatggtatattatggaggtcaaacggacatctgtacgAAAAGTTATGTACGATTTACTAAACAGTGTTTTGCCGCTCCGTAAAAAAGCTTGTAAAATattttacgggccgtaaaattGGCCTTAAAAATGCCAAAAATATCCAGCACACTGTTACAGTTTCACGGTATGATTTATGGGCCGTAAAATGGGCCAAAAATGACCATAAAACCGATCAGACAGcaactttaaaactttattttttttattttttcacttcattcttcacatcctcaagccctagaacgactaTTCTCTCTTCCCATCATCCTCctacaccaaggtaagcctctTCCAAGTGATTGCAAGTGTTTCTAACATCAACACATGAATTCAAAGTGAAAATCCATTGTTCCTAacttagggttttcaagaaaacccatctcaagattcaagattccagcttttggaattcttcttcaaagatttagacttttctcaaattttttgagcaattaaggtatgtagggtttctatccacGCGTGagaatatcattgttcttccccacttTACGTTCatccatgaaaatatgaagttcgATAAACCTAGGGTTTCTACTCTAATTTATGATGACCCTACCATGTTCTATTAATAAttcattattgtattcttggtattccattttggttattgggaatccatccgtaatccatgaacaacCATGCTTTGCGTTCCacgggttcttaaatgcaagatatgaactattatgtttattttcatgaaaatctacatgctttccatgttttcataccaGCTATACTATATACTTATATTCATGCTATATTATACTCatgaatcatgtttacaagccaTGAATcatggcgcgcttcacaccataaacaggactctactggacacgactttgcagacaacccctaggacgaactgctctgataccaacttgtcacacccaacttttgatagggcatgatgggcacccgactcttacttagggccgagcgaacccgttgattctcgtgatactcataatcatactggactcttaaaccatgaaatgagtgcataatgtaagcttttcaaaaaaaatatgcttttcgtctttctcaaatcaagtaaaatctataaacatatgaaatttctaacataatgcataatgatacctcggcttacagagccgcttacaagactgacatgttatatacgtgactctgtctgcaaagtctctaacataaatcaagataccataacatagatactctgactcggcaacactccggaaggaaatggagctcgccaatccagctggaacatcttctactaatatcctctactcatctgtatacacctgcgtggcatgaaacgcagcgtccacaagaagggacatcagtacgaataatgtactgagtatgcaaggcatggacaacaacataatatagatatggaaggtaacatggaataagggagataacctgtacatctggatgcctcataaggcggatgtcatgcatgcttagcctttaaaaaaatatttctatacatatacatagtaccatgcccgaccattaaggctcggtgtcatatatatagtatcatgcccggccattaaggctcgatgttatcatcattagccagcgtccgggcctcccgcgtccggggcaatatcataacatgcccactgcagtggtgtgcacatctacatgccatgcccggccgactatagcgcggcgcggtgtgagaaaatacatacatatatataaagcatgcatgagagcccaatcaaaagctacgaccctatcggagtgacgtaaggtcggtaacctctgattatattatggaataatcatcatcgctctatctcaccttgaaggaacaattattataagg
It includes:
- the LOC132029433 gene encoding FCS-Like Zinc finger 14-like, producing MAKMRAHYKKIISIKPSIFTPTDNNNSPKSTKSSPNKFYEDTNGVVGLGIVAAMSKQNNSNNNNKTSILAISPRPSTSNPIPILSNNSNPKKKNKQPSIEAMEMCEEYTRVISHVGSNLVKKKEYFDDQFLGNVYQRPNAAVFAASVPVEAFRSAEFLNTCSFCQKQLQGLDIFIYRGEKAFCSSECRFKQIMIDEHKDRCGSGAMKSPEYSTSPCSGPMQFSTGVAVA